Proteins co-encoded in one Pocillopora verrucosa isolate sample1 chromosome 1, ASM3666991v2, whole genome shotgun sequence genomic window:
- the LOC131786266 gene encoding adenosine receptor A2a-like, translating to MNSTNATKSGLAEIISSFSREPICGSKLTFSLEVCLSSTVIMSMVASVTVVGNFLLLLTIYLNYGHLSRTPSTLLIANLGFSDLLVGLLVGFPVAVRDAYRYYGTGQKEITEIIGVFIGLTMFVNGSSTIALSVDRYIAVSDPMRYRLRVTRKRIKISVILVWISSALLCCLKFTGIGQKVYVNIYLHTHATIPIFVLTAVCIKMIQALKRHRLDMQNQGNSSFQKRREMERERKMAKTVFIILALFYLNLLPAYITLHLMHLYRGSNFELRSIFRQVDFIATRFLFVNSAIDPFVYAWRIPKYRQGFMKIMSFVKHRTKTETISERNEVVATDEELAVQDTYL from the coding sequence ATGAACTCCACAAACGCTACAAAAAGTGGGCTGGCAGAAATTATTTCATCATTCTCAAGAGAGCCAATCTGTGGCTCAAAGCTTACTTTCAGCCTAGAAGTTTGCCTCAGTTCAACTGTGATCATGTCAATGGTTGCCTCCGTGACTGTTGTAGGCAACTTTCTGCTTCTATTGACTATTTACCTTAATTACGGACATCTGTCTCGCACTCCTTCTACACTTTTGATTGCGAACCTCGGCTTTTCGGATTTGCTTGTTGGGTTGCTGGTTGGTTTTCCCGTCGCTGTTAGAGATGCATACCGTTATTATGGTACTGGTCAAAAAGAAATCACGGAAATCATAGGAGTGTTTATAGGGCTGACGATGTTTGTTAACGGTTCATCTACAATTGCATTGTCGGTGGATCGATACATTGCCGTGTCCGACCCGATGAGATATCGATTGAGAGTGACAAGGAAACGAATTAAGATCTCTGTCATACTGGTTTGGATTTCTTCAGCTTTATTGTGTTGTTTAAAATTTACGGGTATTGGCCAAAAAGTTTACGTCAATATTTATCTGCACACCCATGCCACAATTCCCATATTTGTGCTGACGGCAGTCTGTATCAAAATGATCCAAGCCCTTAAGCGTCATCGACTAGATATGCAAAATCAAGGAAATTCGTCCTTTCAAAAAAGGCGAGAAATGGAACGAGAGCGAAAAATGGCGAAAACAGTTTTCATAATCTTagcattattttatttaaatttacttcCGGCGTACATTACATTGCACTTGATGCATTTGTACCGCGGCTCTAATTTTGAACTAAGATCAATATTTCGTCAAGTCGATTTTATAGCCACCAGGTTCTTATTTGTAAATTCTGCAATCGATCCATTTGTTTACGCTTGGAGAATCCCTAAGTATCGCCAAGGGTTTATGAAGATTATGTCTTTTGTGAAGCATCGAACAAAAACTGAAACTATATCTGAGCGGAATGAAGTTGTGGCCACTGATGAAGAACTGGCGGTTCAAGACACTTATTTGTAG
- the LOC131786352 gene encoding twist-related protein-like yields the protein MEGIVDDGTKKTRKRQMSRAKRVLANRRERERVRKMNDAFEELRCVIPNYEETRVKTKIELLRIATSYIQSLKDYIQNSVHGQEGHNLAANSHMFPPEFEMESSTVKSGPRFSDHPYPPQFSVPQPPPCTDLPNQFQFPQPHMGQFPSSLSNFGIPESSHQEFCNLLATSLADSHSGESLLLNLQNAASTLCGEGH from the exons ATGGAAGGTATCGTAGACGACGGAACAAAGAAAACCCGAAAGAGACAAATGTCAAGAGCCAAGAGAGTCCTAGCAAACCGACGTGAAAGAGAACGTGTGCGAAAAATGAATGACGCCTTTGAAGAACTTCGATGCGTTATTCCAAATTACGAGGAGACCAGGGTGAAAACTAAGATAGAACTTCTGCGGATTGCCACAAGCTACATCCAAAGCTTGAAAGATTACATTCAGAATTCTGTTCACGGGCAGGAAGGCCATAACCTTGCGGCCAATTCCCACATGTTTCCGCCGGAGTTCGAAATGGAGAGCAGCACGGTTAAGTCAGGGCCACGTTTCTCTGATCATCCATATCCACCACAGTTCTCAGTTCCCCAGCCACCGCCTTGCACCGATTTACCAAATCAGTTCCAGTTCCCACAGCCGCATATGGGCCAGTTCCCCTCATCATTGTCGAACTTCGGCATCCCTGAAAGCTCCCACCAGGAATTTTGCAACCTTTTGGCAACGAGCCTTGCTGATTCACATTCGGGGGAAAGTTTGCTGTTGAATCTgcag AATGCAGCTTCTACTTTGTGTGGTGAAGGCCATTGA